The following proteins are co-located in the Pedobacter sp. FW305-3-2-15-E-R2A2 genome:
- a CDS encoding VOC family protein has product MKLGAFSISLSVKDLNASKAFYENLGFTAFAGQLEKNYLIMKNGNALVGLFQGMFQNNILTFNPGWDENAGNVPGFDDVRAIQKQLKSKGLKIEGEADEDSSGPASFMVTDPDGNVILVDQHV; this is encoded by the coding sequence ATGAAACTAGGGGCATTTTCAATCAGCCTGAGTGTCAAGGACCTCAACGCTTCCAAAGCATTTTATGAAAACCTGGGCTTTACCGCTTTTGCAGGCCAGCTGGAAAAGAACTACCTCATTATGAAGAATGGGAATGCCTTGGTGGGTTTGTTCCAGGGAATGTTTCAAAATAATATTTTGACTTTCAACCCGGGCTGGGATGAGAATGCCGGCAATGTACCTGGTTTTGACGATGTGAGAGCGATTCAGAAACAGCTGAAAAGTAAAGGACTCAAAATAGAAGGAGAAGCCGACGAAGATTCTTCCGGACCTGCCAGCTTTATGGTAACCGATCCGGATGGGAATGTCATTCTTGTGGACCAGCATGTTTAA